Within Pseudomonas paeninsulae, the genomic segment CTGGAAACCCTGCTCGCCACCTGGGGCATCAGCCTGATCCTGATCCAACTGGTCCGGGTGCTGTTCGGCGCGCAGAACGTCGAAGTGGCCAATCCCTACTGGCTGTCCGGCGGCATCCAGGTCCTGCCGAACCTGGTGCTGCCGTACAACCGCATCGTCATCATCGGCTTCGCCCTGTGTGTGGTGGTGCTGACCTGGCTGCTGCTGAACAAGACCCGCCTCGGCCTCAACGTCCGCGCCGTGACGCAGAACCGCAACATGGCCGCCTGCTGCGGCGTACCGACTGGGCGGGTGGACATGCTCGCCTTCGGCCTTGGCTCCGGCATCGCCGGCCTCGGCGGCGTGGCCCTGAGCCAGATCGGCAACGTCGGCCCGGACCTGGGCCAGAGCTACATCATCGACTCCTTCCTGGTGGTGGTGCTTGGCGGCGTCGGCCAACTGGCCGGCAGCGTGATGGCCGCCTTTGGCTTAGGCATCGCCAACAAGATTCTCGAACCGCAGATCGGTGCCGTACTGGGCAAGATCCTCATCCTCGGGCTGATCATTCTGTTTATCCAGAAACGCCCGCAGGGACTGTTCGCACTGAAAGGAAGGGTGATCGATTGAGTCAGATTAGCTGCAATGAGCCCGTAGGAGCTGGCCATGCCTGCGACCGCGTCGCCGCCATTGTTCGCGCGCATGGCGCGCTCCTACAGGCTGACGAGCTCACTCCAAGCCAAAAATCATTTGCCGCGACAGGACAGGTGATCGACTGATGACTATGCCAATTAACCAAACGCTATTGGCCCGCGCCGGTGCCAGGCTCGGGCCGCAACTGTCGCTCGCCATCGGCCTGCTGGTGCTGGCCGGGCTGATCGCCCTGCCGCTGCTGCACCTGCTGCCGGCGGATAACGCCCTGCACGTATCGGCCTACAGCCTGACCCTGGTCGGCAAGATCCTCTGCTACGCCATAGTCGCGTTGGCCCTGGACCTGGTCTGGGGTTACGCCGGCCTGTTGTCGCTCGGCCATGGCCTGTTCTTCGCCCTGGGCGGTTACGCCATGGGCATGTACCTGTCGCGCGAAGCCGCAGGTACCGGCCTGCCGGCGTTCATGAGCTTTCTCGCCTGGACCGAGCTGCCCTGGTACTGGTACGGCACCTCGAATTTCCTCTGGGCGCTGTGTCTGGTGGTCCTGGCCCCCGGCTTGTTGGCCCTGGTGTTCGGCTTCTTCGCCTTCCGCTCGCGGATCAAGGGCGTGTACTTCTCGATCATGACCCAGGCGCTGACCTTCGCCGGCATGTTGCTGTTCTTTCGCAACGAAACCGGTTTCGGCGGCAACAACGGCTTTACCAACTTCAAGACCATCCTCGGTTTCGACATCACCGCGACCCACACCCGCGCCGTGCTGTTTCTCGCCACCGTGACCCTGCTGGTGGCCAGCCTGTACCTCGGTTGGCGGCTGGCACGCAGCAAGTTCGGCCGGGTGCTGACGGCGCTACGCGATGCCGAGAACCGCCTGATGTTCTGCGGCTACGACCCGCGCGGCTACAAGCTGTTCATCTGGGTCCTCAGCGCGGTGCTCTGTGGCCTGGCCGGCGCGCTCTATGTGCCGCAGGTGGGCATCATCAACCCCAGCGAAATGTCGCCGACCAACTCCATCGAGGCCGCCGTCTGGGTCGCCCTGGGTGGGCGCGGCACGCTGATCGGCCCGCTGCTCGGCGCAGGCCTGGTCAACGGCATGAAGAGCTGGTTCACCGTGGCCTTCCCGGAATACTGGCTGTTCGCCTTGGGCCTGCTGTTTATCGTCGTCACCCTGTTCCTGCCCAAGGGCGTGATCGGCCTGCTACGCAAGAGAGGCGAACAATGAGAGCCGTGCCCATTGCCGAATTTATGCTCGAACCCGCCTTTGATCCCGCCGGCAGCGGCCGCGATGCCATCGGCGCCAGCGCAGTCGCCGGCCAGGGCCTGAACACTCGCCACGGCACCATCCTGACCCTGGAAGATATCAACGTCAGCTTCGATGGCTTCAAG encodes:
- the urtC gene encoding urea ABC transporter permease subunit UrtC, coding for MTMPINQTLLARAGARLGPQLSLAIGLLVLAGLIALPLLHLLPADNALHVSAYSLTLVGKILCYAIVALALDLVWGYAGLLSLGHGLFFALGGYAMGMYLSREAAGTGLPAFMSFLAWTELPWYWYGTSNFLWALCLVVLAPGLLALVFGFFAFRSRIKGVYFSIMTQALTFAGMLLFFRNETGFGGNNGFTNFKTILGFDITATHTRAVLFLATVTLLVASLYLGWRLARSKFGRVLTALRDAENRLMFCGYDPRGYKLFIWVLSAVLCGLAGALYVPQVGIINPSEMSPTNSIEAAVWVALGGRGTLIGPLLGAGLVNGMKSWFTVAFPEYWLFALGLLFIVVTLFLPKGVIGLLRKRGEQ